In Gigantopelta aegis isolate Gae_Host chromosome 6, Gae_host_genome, whole genome shotgun sequence, the following are encoded in one genomic region:
- the LOC121375877 gene encoding serine/threonine-protein kinase PLK4-like isoform X2: MPKETGMGEVIEDYQVLNLLGKGGFACVYRARSNKTGQEVAIKMIDKKLMKAANMVARVRKEVEIHSRLKHPAVLELYNYFEDSNYVYLVLEMCHNGEVQRYLKSNCKVLSEDEARLFMKNIVEGILYLHSHGILHRDLTLSNLLLTRDMDIKIADFGLATQLSVPDEKHFTMCGTPNYISPEVAMRSAHGLETDVWSLGCMLYTFLVGQPPFDTDGVKKTLNLVVTALYSVPDYLSPDAQDLIQCLLRKNPKDRISIRDIFSHSFMTKTSVLNKANSHKYSELSMDSGRGTMATVLSGRSAVSTRGKPFPAFPIRDVQSQISEDDERVLGSQWYTGSDTGSYTGYGTTSSQQRHPPSPPVRLRDSEKEAEMIFAKHRYEGSNNMGFPHSQVTNEHDVMRKTSQENIVDSVKTQNDYVLSNRLGGVHQFDPTRYQDHNSCTPSTSSLSCGNSFHSNSTGKFQSPAVPSEVSSGGDFVRTYLNNVSDHSSQDGQFSLQATKKVLTFDSKPGSLHEQEPVSANGHLGGNSNGNSVQYGGLSSHLRNIAGPIEFQSPYGHRVELSERDVVSCVKTSSSREYKNQQSKEKSAAVTELSAPLNCDRLRPIRQKTKNAVVNILESGEVCLEFVRHKGKQEKVIEVFSISSDGQHISIFQPNNGHGVLIADDPPSPGQGPLKTFTFGTMPEKYYKKYQYATRFVNLVRSKTPKVTIYTRRAKCMLMENSPDPDFEAVFYDGSKFTANSKGMRIIERNGTSLSLESQGAIDQHLSADTKEILEYVQDTRKQCFTLESVISKIQGSSGSKDQLFPVIVGRRPSSSLGDISKSSYTTSDTRSSSDPNDTKCSQMKPSTPMMSSFDGTVISNVTDCNSRAVSCMTSTQNTTLTSQVSTTTKSTSSDLSAGGSVVRKAASEVIQQMFVPNIGWASQHSNGEIWVKFNDGTQLGVKSTATTVTFMDHHGQTLRYHQSDILPNFVKVKLEKVPVVLEYLRTRASKMSMVSSSQS, encoded by the exons ATGCCAAAAGAGACGGGCATGGGTGAAGTGATTGAG GACTACCAAGTTTTAAATTTACTTGGGAAGGGAGGCTTTGCCTGTGTCTATCGAGCCAGGTCAAATAAAACTGGACAGGAAGTTGCTATAAAAATG ATTGACAAGAAATTAATGAAAGCTGCTAACATGGTCGCCCGAGTGAGGAAAGAGGTAGAAATTCACTCGAGACTGAAGCATCCGGCTGTACTGGAG CTGTACAATTATTTTGAAGACTCAAACTATGTGTACTTGGTTCTGGAGATGTGTCACAATGGAGAGGTACAGAGATATCTAAAGTCCAACTGCAAAGTCTTATCAGAAGATGAAG CCCGTCTCTTCATGAAGAACATTGTGGAGGGGATTCTGTATCTGCACTCACACGGGATACTGCACCGCGACCTCACTCTGTCCAACCTGCTACTCACCCGCGACATGGACATT AAAATTGCTGACTTTGGCCTTGCAACACAGCTAAGTGTTCCcgatgaaaaacatttcacgatGTGTGGAACACCAAACTACATATCTCC TGAGGTTGCAATGCGATCTGCTCATGGTTTAGAGACTGATGTGTGGTCTCTAGGATGCATGCTGTACACATTTCTAGTAGGACAGCCTCCATTTGATACTGACGGAGTGAAAAAGACACTTAATCTGGTTGTCACTGCACTGTATAGTGTACCTGACTATCTCTCACCAGACGCACAGGATTTAATCCAGTGTTTATTACGTAAAAATCCTAAGGACAGAATTTCTATAAGAG atatttttagtCACTCTTTTATGACAAAGACATCAGTATTAAATAAAGCCAATTCACACAAG TATTCTGAGTTGTCTATGGATAGTGGTCGTGGCACCATGGCTACCGTTTTGTCTGGGCGTTCTGCCGTCAGTACGAGGGGGAAGCCATTTCCTGCGTTCCCAATCCGAGACGTGCAGAGTCAGATATCGGAGGATGACGAACGGGTCTTGGGCAGCCAATGGTACACTGGTTCCGATACCGGCAGCTACACAGGGTATGGTACAACCAGCTCACAGCAGAGACATCCACCATCGCCGCCAGTCCGGCTACGGGACAg TGAAAAAGAAGCTGAGATGATCTTTGCCAAACACCGCTATGAAGGCAGCAATAACATGGGCTTTCCACACAGCCAGGTTACAAACGAACATGATGTGATGCGAAAAACATCTCAGGAAAATATTGTAGACAGTGTGAAAACACAAAATGACTACGTGTTATCAAACCGTCTGGGTGGCGTCCACCAGTTCGATCCCACACGGTACCAGGACCATAACTCTTGTACTCCAAGCACGTCGAGCCTATCTTGCGGTAATTCATTCCACAGTAATAGCACTGGAAAGTTTCAAAGTCCGGCCGTGCCGTCGGAGGTCAGCAGTGGCGGGGACTTTGTGAGGACGTATCTGAACAATGTCTCCGACCACTCCTCCCAGGACGGTCAGTTCAGTCTGCAGGCGACGAAGAAAGTCTTGACGTTCGATTCAAAACCCGGCAGCTTGCATGAACAGGAACCTGTGTCTGCTAATGGCCACTTGGGCGGTAATTCTAACGGAAACAGTGTTCAGTACGGGGGTTTGTCGTCGCACTTGAGGAACATTGCGGGACCCATCGAGTTCCAGTCCCCATACGGACACCGCGTGGAACTGTCGGAGAGAGATGTGGTTTCGTGTGTCAAAACGAGCTCGTCTCGGGAGTACAAGAATCAGCAGAGCAAGGAGAAGAGTGCAGCTGTTACCGAGCTCTCTGCACCATTGAACTGCGACCGATTGAGGCCAATAAGACAGAAAACgaaaaatgctgtg GTAAACATCTTGGAGTCGGGTGAAGTGTGTCTGGAGTTTGTCCGTCACAAAGGCAAACAGGAGAAGGTGATCGAGGTCTTCTCCATCTCATCAGATGGTCAGCACATCAGCATCTTCCAGCCCAACAACGGCCATGGGGTCCTCATCGCTGATGACCCTCCGTCGCCAGGTCAAGGTCCCCTGAAAACCTTCACCTTTGGTACCATGCCAGAGAAATACTACAAGAAGTACCAGTATGCTACAAG gtttgtgaATCTTGTGAGATCCAAGACACCAAAGGTGACAATCTACACTCGCCGGGCAAAGTGCATGTTAATGGAGAACTCACCCGATCCTGACTTTGAAGCTGTCTTTTATGATG GATCGAAGTTCACAGCCAACTCCAAGGGTATGCGCATTATTGAGCGTAATGGAACGTCACTGTCTTTAGAATCTCAAGGCGCCATTGACCAGCACCTAAGTGCTGACACAAAAGAAATCCTTGAATATGTTCAAGAT ACCCGAAAGCAGTGCTTCACCCTTGAGTCAGTGATCAGCAAGATACAGGGTTCCAGCGGTAGTAAGGACCAGTTGTTCCCAGTAATCGTTGGTCGTCGGCCTTCGTCGAGTCTCGGGGACATCAGCAAGTCTAGCTACACGACCTCTGACACACGATCCTCGTCAGACCCTAACGACACCAAGTGCTCACAAATGAAACCGTCCACACCTATG ATGTCATCGTTTGATGGTACAGTCATCAGTAATGTGACAGACTGCAACAGTCGAGctgtatcttgtatgacatcAACACAGAATACAACACTGACGTCACAAGTGTCCACGACGACGAAAAGTACGTCGTCTGATCTGAGCGCGGGTGGCAGCGTGGTACGTAAGGCAGCTTCAGAAGTCATTCAGCAGATGTTTGTCCCAAACATTGGATGGGCATCACAG CATTCAAATGGTGAAATCTGGGTGAAATTTAATGATGGCACGCAACTTGGAGTGAAGTCGACTGCCACTACAGTCACATTCATGGACCACCACGGCCAGACTTTAAG gtaccATCAAAGTGACATTCTGCCAAATTTTGTCAAGGTGAAGCTAGAGAAGGTACCCGTGGTGTTGGAATACCTGCGAACAAGAGCATCCAAAATGTCTATGGTTTCTTCGTCACAGTCGTGA
- the LOC121375877 gene encoding serine/threonine-protein kinase PLK4-like isoform X1 gives MPKETGMGEVIEDYQVLNLLGKGGFACVYRARSNKTGQEVAIKMIDKKLMKAANMVARVRKEVEIHSRLKHPAVLELYNYFEDSNYVYLVLEMCHNGEVQRYLKSNCKVLSEDEARLFMKNIVEGILYLHSHGILHRDLTLSNLLLTRDMDIKIADFGLATQLSVPDEKHFTMCGTPNYISPEVAMRSAHGLETDVWSLGCMLYTFLVGQPPFDTDGVKKTLNLVVTALYSVPDYLSPDAQDLIQCLLRKNPKDRISIRDIFSHSFMTKTSVLNKANSHKQYSELSMDSGRGTMATVLSGRSAVSTRGKPFPAFPIRDVQSQISEDDERVLGSQWYTGSDTGSYTGYGTTSSQQRHPPSPPVRLRDSEKEAEMIFAKHRYEGSNNMGFPHSQVTNEHDVMRKTSQENIVDSVKTQNDYVLSNRLGGVHQFDPTRYQDHNSCTPSTSSLSCGNSFHSNSTGKFQSPAVPSEVSSGGDFVRTYLNNVSDHSSQDGQFSLQATKKVLTFDSKPGSLHEQEPVSANGHLGGNSNGNSVQYGGLSSHLRNIAGPIEFQSPYGHRVELSERDVVSCVKTSSSREYKNQQSKEKSAAVTELSAPLNCDRLRPIRQKTKNAVVNILESGEVCLEFVRHKGKQEKVIEVFSISSDGQHISIFQPNNGHGVLIADDPPSPGQGPLKTFTFGTMPEKYYKKYQYATRFVNLVRSKTPKVTIYTRRAKCMLMENSPDPDFEAVFYDGSKFTANSKGMRIIERNGTSLSLESQGAIDQHLSADTKEILEYVQDTRKQCFTLESVISKIQGSSGSKDQLFPVIVGRRPSSSLGDISKSSYTTSDTRSSSDPNDTKCSQMKPSTPMMSSFDGTVISNVTDCNSRAVSCMTSTQNTTLTSQVSTTTKSTSSDLSAGGSVVRKAASEVIQQMFVPNIGWASQHSNGEIWVKFNDGTQLGVKSTATTVTFMDHHGQTLRYHQSDILPNFVKVKLEKVPVVLEYLRTRASKMSMVSSSQS, from the exons ATGCCAAAAGAGACGGGCATGGGTGAAGTGATTGAG GACTACCAAGTTTTAAATTTACTTGGGAAGGGAGGCTTTGCCTGTGTCTATCGAGCCAGGTCAAATAAAACTGGACAGGAAGTTGCTATAAAAATG ATTGACAAGAAATTAATGAAAGCTGCTAACATGGTCGCCCGAGTGAGGAAAGAGGTAGAAATTCACTCGAGACTGAAGCATCCGGCTGTACTGGAG CTGTACAATTATTTTGAAGACTCAAACTATGTGTACTTGGTTCTGGAGATGTGTCACAATGGAGAGGTACAGAGATATCTAAAGTCCAACTGCAAAGTCTTATCAGAAGATGAAG CCCGTCTCTTCATGAAGAACATTGTGGAGGGGATTCTGTATCTGCACTCACACGGGATACTGCACCGCGACCTCACTCTGTCCAACCTGCTACTCACCCGCGACATGGACATT AAAATTGCTGACTTTGGCCTTGCAACACAGCTAAGTGTTCCcgatgaaaaacatttcacgatGTGTGGAACACCAAACTACATATCTCC TGAGGTTGCAATGCGATCTGCTCATGGTTTAGAGACTGATGTGTGGTCTCTAGGATGCATGCTGTACACATTTCTAGTAGGACAGCCTCCATTTGATACTGACGGAGTGAAAAAGACACTTAATCTGGTTGTCACTGCACTGTATAGTGTACCTGACTATCTCTCACCAGACGCACAGGATTTAATCCAGTGTTTATTACGTAAAAATCCTAAGGACAGAATTTCTATAAGAG atatttttagtCACTCTTTTATGACAAAGACATCAGTATTAAATAAAGCCAATTCACACAAG CAGTATTCTGAGTTGTCTATGGATAGTGGTCGTGGCACCATGGCTACCGTTTTGTCTGGGCGTTCTGCCGTCAGTACGAGGGGGAAGCCATTTCCTGCGTTCCCAATCCGAGACGTGCAGAGTCAGATATCGGAGGATGACGAACGGGTCTTGGGCAGCCAATGGTACACTGGTTCCGATACCGGCAGCTACACAGGGTATGGTACAACCAGCTCACAGCAGAGACATCCACCATCGCCGCCAGTCCGGCTACGGGACAg TGAAAAAGAAGCTGAGATGATCTTTGCCAAACACCGCTATGAAGGCAGCAATAACATGGGCTTTCCACACAGCCAGGTTACAAACGAACATGATGTGATGCGAAAAACATCTCAGGAAAATATTGTAGACAGTGTGAAAACACAAAATGACTACGTGTTATCAAACCGTCTGGGTGGCGTCCACCAGTTCGATCCCACACGGTACCAGGACCATAACTCTTGTACTCCAAGCACGTCGAGCCTATCTTGCGGTAATTCATTCCACAGTAATAGCACTGGAAAGTTTCAAAGTCCGGCCGTGCCGTCGGAGGTCAGCAGTGGCGGGGACTTTGTGAGGACGTATCTGAACAATGTCTCCGACCACTCCTCCCAGGACGGTCAGTTCAGTCTGCAGGCGACGAAGAAAGTCTTGACGTTCGATTCAAAACCCGGCAGCTTGCATGAACAGGAACCTGTGTCTGCTAATGGCCACTTGGGCGGTAATTCTAACGGAAACAGTGTTCAGTACGGGGGTTTGTCGTCGCACTTGAGGAACATTGCGGGACCCATCGAGTTCCAGTCCCCATACGGACACCGCGTGGAACTGTCGGAGAGAGATGTGGTTTCGTGTGTCAAAACGAGCTCGTCTCGGGAGTACAAGAATCAGCAGAGCAAGGAGAAGAGTGCAGCTGTTACCGAGCTCTCTGCACCATTGAACTGCGACCGATTGAGGCCAATAAGACAGAAAACgaaaaatgctgtg GTAAACATCTTGGAGTCGGGTGAAGTGTGTCTGGAGTTTGTCCGTCACAAAGGCAAACAGGAGAAGGTGATCGAGGTCTTCTCCATCTCATCAGATGGTCAGCACATCAGCATCTTCCAGCCCAACAACGGCCATGGGGTCCTCATCGCTGATGACCCTCCGTCGCCAGGTCAAGGTCCCCTGAAAACCTTCACCTTTGGTACCATGCCAGAGAAATACTACAAGAAGTACCAGTATGCTACAAG gtttgtgaATCTTGTGAGATCCAAGACACCAAAGGTGACAATCTACACTCGCCGGGCAAAGTGCATGTTAATGGAGAACTCACCCGATCCTGACTTTGAAGCTGTCTTTTATGATG GATCGAAGTTCACAGCCAACTCCAAGGGTATGCGCATTATTGAGCGTAATGGAACGTCACTGTCTTTAGAATCTCAAGGCGCCATTGACCAGCACCTAAGTGCTGACACAAAAGAAATCCTTGAATATGTTCAAGAT ACCCGAAAGCAGTGCTTCACCCTTGAGTCAGTGATCAGCAAGATACAGGGTTCCAGCGGTAGTAAGGACCAGTTGTTCCCAGTAATCGTTGGTCGTCGGCCTTCGTCGAGTCTCGGGGACATCAGCAAGTCTAGCTACACGACCTCTGACACACGATCCTCGTCAGACCCTAACGACACCAAGTGCTCACAAATGAAACCGTCCACACCTATG ATGTCATCGTTTGATGGTACAGTCATCAGTAATGTGACAGACTGCAACAGTCGAGctgtatcttgtatgacatcAACACAGAATACAACACTGACGTCACAAGTGTCCACGACGACGAAAAGTACGTCGTCTGATCTGAGCGCGGGTGGCAGCGTGGTACGTAAGGCAGCTTCAGAAGTCATTCAGCAGATGTTTGTCCCAAACATTGGATGGGCATCACAG CATTCAAATGGTGAAATCTGGGTGAAATTTAATGATGGCACGCAACTTGGAGTGAAGTCGACTGCCACTACAGTCACATTCATGGACCACCACGGCCAGACTTTAAG gtaccATCAAAGTGACATTCTGCCAAATTTTGTCAAGGTGAAGCTAGAGAAGGTACCCGTGGTGTTGGAATACCTGCGAACAAGAGCATCCAAAATGTCTATGGTTTCTTCGTCACAGTCGTGA